In the Populus trichocarpa isolate Nisqually-1 chromosome 1, P.trichocarpa_v4.1, whole genome shotgun sequence genome, one interval contains:
- the LOC7483284 gene encoding protein CYCLOPS isoform X2, with product METDGRGFADLYRNSSEELFLKSLMETSIGMPVPPMEMLGFNNLSHNFRTDSEELFKSWLTNGENGYNSTGIAHRTRQTSRRISTELVNLTSQQHGSIPQKKRSNDVLFTQNNPIADDISNDLNQQSARNAAERTMPASNLYLAKTWFHSSQPMTRSRSSELRRRYAAMQCAQTNIGMEAMQDVSGHGVKNLKHEFGNRNGFNDPPMHDTANQLGPFMSPSNSSSSTFNTLQMSSIDKVSSVVNMLKGTLERKKLGSQIEKETVEDSLNVFFHSQEVTINSTSDQGKGNGIYEIPPGSFQEISSGQVKDPGVLQTVQGPMDLDFEGFVNTINPIQLGTVSREPSQSESSAAAPVVSSGFDACDGPSNSSQTLSVCESSRKRVGNGRSSENGSRAKDFRERIIDNLKDDRKKGGLIRYGSETSAGSVDKGDPTKKRRVERSRKMAEAKERNMTPAIPTDMQSILKRCENLEKEVRSLKLNLSFMNRKDSEQTKQIEELQKQNEELTDEKERLFEEIERILADTGKMW from the exons ATGGAGACAGACGGAAGAGGGTTTGCAGACTTGTATAGGAATTCAAGTGAGGAGTTATTTCTCAAATCTTTGATGGAGACCTCAATTGGGATGCCAGTACCCCCCATGGAGATGTTGGGGTTCAATAATCTCTCTCACAACTTTCGTACTGACAGTGAGGAGCTGTTCAAAAGCTGGCTTACAAATGGAGag AATGGCTATAACTCAACAGGCATAGCACATCGGACGCGACAAACATCAAGAAG GATATCCACCGAACTAGTCAATTTGACCAGTCAGCAACATGGAAGTATaccacaaaagaaaaggagcaaTGATGTTTTATTCACACAAAATAATCCAATAGCTGATGATATTTCTAATGACCTCAATCAACAATCAGCCAG GAATGCTGCTGAAAGGACGATGCCGGCTAGTAATTTATATCTGGCTAAG ACATGGTTTCACAGCTCTCAGCCCATGACAAGAAGTCGATCCTCTGAACTAAG GAGAAGGTATGCTGCTATGCAATGTGCTCAGACAAATATAGGTATGGAAGCTATGCAGGATGTTTCTGGGCATGGTGTCAAAAATTTGAAACATGAGTTTGGAAATCGAAATGGTTTCAATGACCCTCCTATGCATGACACTGCCAATCAGCTGGGCCCGTTCATGTCTCCATCCAATTCATCCTCATCTACTTTTAACACCCTACAAATGAGCAGCATAGACAAAGTTTCTTCTGTTGTTAACATGCTAAAGGGTACACTGGAACGCAAGAAGCTAGGTAGCCAGATTGAGAAGGAAACAGTTGAAGATAGtcttaatgtattttttcaTTCTCAAGAAGTTACAATCAACTCTACTTCCGATCAAGGAAAAGGGAATGGCATTTACGAGATTCCTCCAGGAAGTTTTCAAGAAATATCATCTGGTCAAGTTAAGGATCCTGGGGTTTTGCAGACAGTTCAAGGACCCATGGATCTTGACTTCGAAGGTTTTGTAAATACAATTAACCCAATTCAGCTGGGCACAGTTTCTCGAGAACCTTCTCAAAGTGAATCTTCTGCTGCTGCGCCAGTAGTTTCATCTGGTTTTGATGCATGTGATGGTCCCAGCAACTCAAGTCAAACTCTAAGCGTTTGTGAGAGCTCAAGGAAACGAGTTGGAAATGGTAGGAGTTCAGAAAATGGTTCTAGAGCCAAAG ATTTTAGAGAACGGATAATTGACAATTTGAAGGATGATCGAAAG AAGGGGGGGCTCATCCGATATGGATCCGAGACTTCGGCAGGTTCAG TGGACAAGGGGGACCCAACTAAAAAGCGGAGAGTGGAACGTTCGCGGAA AATGGCAGAGGCAAAGGAACGGAATATGACACCAGCAATCCCGACCGATATGCAGTCAATCCTTAAGCGATGTGAAAATCTCGAGAAGGAAGTACGATCACTCAAGCTGAACTTGTCTTTCATGAACAG GAAGGATTCTGAGCAGACTAAGCAGATAGAGGAGCTTCAGAAACAGAATGAAGAGTTGACTGATGAAAAAGAACGCCTCTTCGAAGAAATTGAGAGGATCCTAGCAGACACAGGAAAGATGTGGTAA
- the LOC7483284 gene encoding protein CYCLOPS isoform X1, translated as METDGRGFADLYRNSSEELFLKSLMETSIGMPVPPMEMLGFNNLSHNFRTDSEELFKSWLTNGENGYNSTGIAHRTRQTSRRISTELVNLTSQQHGSIPQKKRSNDVLFTQNNPIADDISNDLNQQSASRNAAERTMPASNLYLAKTWFHSSQPMTRSRSSELRRRYAAMQCAQTNIGMEAMQDVSGHGVKNLKHEFGNRNGFNDPPMHDTANQLGPFMSPSNSSSSTFNTLQMSSIDKVSSVVNMLKGTLERKKLGSQIEKETVEDSLNVFFHSQEVTINSTSDQGKGNGIYEIPPGSFQEISSGQVKDPGVLQTVQGPMDLDFEGFVNTINPIQLGTVSREPSQSESSAAAPVVSSGFDACDGPSNSSQTLSVCESSRKRVGNGRSSENGSRAKDFRERIIDNLKDDRKKGGLIRYGSETSAGSVDKGDPTKKRRVERSRKMAEAKERNMTPAIPTDMQSILKRCENLEKEVRSLKLNLSFMNRKDSEQTKQIEELQKQNEELTDEKERLFEEIERILADTGKMW; from the exons ATGGAGACAGACGGAAGAGGGTTTGCAGACTTGTATAGGAATTCAAGTGAGGAGTTATTTCTCAAATCTTTGATGGAGACCTCAATTGGGATGCCAGTACCCCCCATGGAGATGTTGGGGTTCAATAATCTCTCTCACAACTTTCGTACTGACAGTGAGGAGCTGTTCAAAAGCTGGCTTACAAATGGAGag AATGGCTATAACTCAACAGGCATAGCACATCGGACGCGACAAACATCAAGAAG GATATCCACCGAACTAGTCAATTTGACCAGTCAGCAACATGGAAGTATaccacaaaagaaaaggagcaaTGATGTTTTATTCACACAAAATAATCCAATAGCTGATGATATTTCTAATGACCTCAATCAACAATCAGCCAG CAGGAATGCTGCTGAAAGGACGATGCCGGCTAGTAATTTATATCTGGCTAAG ACATGGTTTCACAGCTCTCAGCCCATGACAAGAAGTCGATCCTCTGAACTAAG GAGAAGGTATGCTGCTATGCAATGTGCTCAGACAAATATAGGTATGGAAGCTATGCAGGATGTTTCTGGGCATGGTGTCAAAAATTTGAAACATGAGTTTGGAAATCGAAATGGTTTCAATGACCCTCCTATGCATGACACTGCCAATCAGCTGGGCCCGTTCATGTCTCCATCCAATTCATCCTCATCTACTTTTAACACCCTACAAATGAGCAGCATAGACAAAGTTTCTTCTGTTGTTAACATGCTAAAGGGTACACTGGAACGCAAGAAGCTAGGTAGCCAGATTGAGAAGGAAACAGTTGAAGATAGtcttaatgtattttttcaTTCTCAAGAAGTTACAATCAACTCTACTTCCGATCAAGGAAAAGGGAATGGCATTTACGAGATTCCTCCAGGAAGTTTTCAAGAAATATCATCTGGTCAAGTTAAGGATCCTGGGGTTTTGCAGACAGTTCAAGGACCCATGGATCTTGACTTCGAAGGTTTTGTAAATACAATTAACCCAATTCAGCTGGGCACAGTTTCTCGAGAACCTTCTCAAAGTGAATCTTCTGCTGCTGCGCCAGTAGTTTCATCTGGTTTTGATGCATGTGATGGTCCCAGCAACTCAAGTCAAACTCTAAGCGTTTGTGAGAGCTCAAGGAAACGAGTTGGAAATGGTAGGAGTTCAGAAAATGGTTCTAGAGCCAAAG ATTTTAGAGAACGGATAATTGACAATTTGAAGGATGATCGAAAG AAGGGGGGGCTCATCCGATATGGATCCGAGACTTCGGCAGGTTCAG TGGACAAGGGGGACCCAACTAAAAAGCGGAGAGTGGAACGTTCGCGGAA AATGGCAGAGGCAAAGGAACGGAATATGACACCAGCAATCCCGACCGATATGCAGTCAATCCTTAAGCGATGTGAAAATCTCGAGAAGGAAGTACGATCACTCAAGCTGAACTTGTCTTTCATGAACAG GAAGGATTCTGAGCAGACTAAGCAGATAGAGGAGCTTCAGAAACAGAATGAAGAGTTGACTGATGAAAAAGAACGCCTCTTCGAAGAAATTGAGAGGATCCTAGCAGACACAGGAAAGATGTGGTAA